The Candidatus Thermoplasmatota archaeon genome segment CATCGTAGCGAGGAACGGAACGGTCATCGGCACCATCGCGGTCGCCGACACCCTGAAGGACACGTCCGCCAGGGCGGTCAAGGCGCTGAAGGAGAAGGGGATCGAGGTCGTGATGATCACCGGAGACAACGAACGCACCGCCAAGGCCATGGGCCGCAAGCTCGGAATCGACAGAGTCCTCTACGAGGTCCTCCCGCAGGACAAGGCGTCCGAGATAGCCAGACTCCAGCGGGAAGGAAAGAAGGTGGGCATGGTGGGTGACGGGATCAACGACGCCCCAGCGCTTGTCCAGGCCGACGTGGGAATCGCCATTGGTGGCGGGACGGACGTGGCCATCGAGTCCGGTGACATAGTCCTCGTGCGGGACGATCCGCTGGACGTGGTCGCCTCCATGGAGCTGAGCTCCAAGACGATGTCCAAGATCAAGCAGAATCTCTTCTGGGCCTTTGCATACAACACGGCGGGCATTCCGATCGCCGCCGGAATACTCTATCCCACCTTCGGAATACTGCTTGCCCCGATAATCGCGGCCGGTGCGATGGCCTTCAGCTCCGTCTCCGTCGTCACGAACTCACGATTGCTTAAGAGGTATGTTCCAGAAGTCAAGCGGTTGAGAGTCGAGCAGGAAGTGCTCGAACCACCTCGACCGCAGAAAGAGGAGGTGAAACAAGTGGCTATAGACCCCATCTGCAAGATGGAAGTGGATCCGGAGACCGCCGCGGGAGAGTACGAGTACAAGGGCAAGAAGTACTACTTCTGCGCGGTGGGTTGCATGAACAGATTCCAAGAGGATCCGGAGAAGTACATCGAGTAGGGCTATCGAATCCGAAATCTTAATCTGCCCCAAAGCGAATGGGCGAACCAGTGAGGAGGTTGAGATTTCGTCAGATCGCTTCTATCGCCGTGGTCATACTGACTGCAGCTGCTGCTCTGGGCGCCATGCAGAGCTCTTCCGAATCACCCGCTCCCAGGCCGCTCAGTCCCGCCAATGAGACCGTCTTTAGCGGGAACCTGGAGAACTTCTCACTGTCCGCGTCCTTCATGGCGGGCCTGCAAGGAGTGGACGGAGGAATGGAGGAGGCTGAGGACAACGATTACGAGAACACGGACAACACGCTCGAGGGGATCTGGATATGGTGCCGGTACTACAGGGCCACCGGCGACAACGTCTACTTTCCGAACGTGCTCTCAGCCTGGAACTACTCGATGAACAACACTGCCTGGACCGAGGGAGACTCGGGCAGGGTCTACAGCTCCGCCTGGGCGCTCCTGGCCGAGCGGGAATACAGGATGGCTTACGGCCTGACCGATATGATGTGGTACGCGAACCAGTCCGCGACGTACATAATAGGCAGAAACGGGTGGGAGGAGCTGGTTCTCCCGTTCGACGACATCGCCAAGCGCCACATAATGGGCTGGGGAGCCGGCGCGCTCTACAAATGGGCGACGCAACTTGGCAATGCATCCGCCGCTCAAAGCGCCGTGAACATAGGCGATCTCCTGAGGATCGCCATTGAGGGCGACACGAGTCTTCTGAACAGCGAAAGCTGGGCCCTCGCCGGCGGGGCGTCCTTCTGGGGTGTTGCGACGACCTACTTGGCCGAGAATCCCAATGCCACCTGGATAGACACATACGCGCCCCTGATGAAGATCGTGGTCCCAGATCCCGGCTCCGGACCGGGAAGAAGCCAGAACGGATGGGAGGCGTGGTACGCCCTCGGGTGGTGGGCGGCCTTCAACGCCACCGGGAACCAGACGTACCTGGGACACTATCAGAACATCACGGACAGGTTAATCACGAGGGACGGGGACCGCGACGGTGGCGTCCCCACGAATGTGGGGGATCCGGATGACGGGGACGAATCCTGGGTGACAGCCTATCGCGCGTATTTCTGTCTCCGTCAGGGAATCCCGATATACGACCACAGGCCGCCGGGCCCGCCGGAGATCCTTAGCATCGAGGTCACTGACACCGCGAACGTCACGCTCAACTGGAACCTCTCCTCGGACGACGGAGCGGGTACGGGGGACGTGTACGCGTACGAGATACTCTCGTCCGAGATCTTCAACGTATCCGGTGCGGGGTATCAGCTTCTCAGCACCGTCGGGAACGGCACTTCAAGCTTTGTGCACACGGGAGGGGGTTCCGACAAGAAGACACACTTCTACTTCGTTGCTGCGAGGGATTTCGAGGATTTCACATCGGAGTCGGAACAGGCGGTGAAGTTCTCCCGGGACCTCACCCTCGGACCGAACCTTGTCAGCATCCCACTGCTCGGTGGCGATGTGCCCATTGTGGATGCTTTGGCGGGCGTCAGCTATGACACAGTTCGCGCCTACGGCGGCCCTGCCGGCAGACAGTGGTTCCTTCATAGCCCGGGCCGTGAGTACGGCGACCTGACCGCATTGAACAGCTCAATGGCGATCTGGATCAATATCACGGCACCCTCGGAGATCATAATGACCGGTCTCGTTCCGCACACAACGACGATCGCCCTTGAAACAGGCTGGAATCTCGTGGGATTCACCTCCTTCGCGGCGGACTTCTCGGTCTCCTCGTTGAAGTCACAGATTCCAGTCCTCCGTGTCGAAGGGTTCAGCGGAACGGACGTCCCACACCATCTCAGGGTCCTCGCTGACACGGACCTGTTTTCAGCGGGGAATGGCTACTGGGTGAAGGCCGATGCCGACGGCATTGTGACCATCGTGAGCTGACTTGCCCGCGAGAAAACCATAATTAGCGGAGATGGCATACACAAATGGGTGAAACAGAAACAGCTCGAGATCAAACTGCAGAAGGCGCAGCCGTACGTCAAGCCATCCGCCAGATTCGAGCAGTACTCGACGCCAGCCGACATAGCATCGGACATGCTCTGGACAGCATTCATGGACGGGGACATTCAGGGCAAGAGGGTCGCTGACCTAGGCTGCGGCACCGGCATCCTAGGAATCGGCGCCTCTCTCCTCGGTGCGAAGGAGGTCTACGGTGTCGACATCGACGCACACGCCATAGAGGTCGCGATACAGAACGCTGTCAAGCTCAAGGCCAACGTCCATTTCGAGGTGATGAAGGTCTCCGACTTCCACGAGCCCGTGGACACCGTCATTCAGAACCCGCCCTTCGGGGCGCAGACCAGGCACGCGGACATCCCCTTCCTCATGACCGGCGTGAGCGTGGCTGGTGTCATGTATTCCCTTCATCTTCAGGATACTGAGGAATTCGTTCGGAAGAGGGCCGAGGTTCTCGGCTGCTCCGCTGAGACACTAAAACGTTATATATTCGTGATACCCCATACGTACGAGTTTCACACGAAGGAGAAGGTGAGTTTCGATGTCACACTCTTCAGATTCAAGAGAGAATGAGCCGCCAAAGGAGAAGAAACTGGTCTTCCCTGGCGATGAGCTCGCGGTCAGCGAGGAGTACATAGCAGGAGAAGGCACGCTCGATGAGAGGGGCAAGATATACGCCAGCACTGTCGGCATAGTAGAGCTCGACAGCAAGGAGCGCGTCCTCAGGGTGAAGGCCTTCAACCCTCCCATCACGCTGAAGAACGGCGACGATGTGATCGCCGTTATATCGGGAACGAGGGAATCGATGGGAACGGCAGACGTCGTTCAGGTCGAGGGAAAGAAGAGATCCGTGTCCGGAGACACAAACGGGTCCATTCACGTCTCGAAGGTCTCCTCGAGCTATACCAAGTCCGTCAAGGGAGAGTTCTATATCGGCGATATCATACGCGCAAAGGTCATTTCGACAGACCCCTCACTTCAGCTGGCGACAACAGGGAAGAGATACGGCGTCTTGAAGGGCTTCTGCACCCAATGCAGGATCCCTATGATAAGAAAAGGAAACACCCTGTACTGCGAGAGCTGCGATTCCACCGATCGGAGGAAGATATCCAGCGACTACGGTGACACAATGGTCGAAACGGAAAAGGATATGAAGCCTCGCGAGCATATGGATGAGAAGGAAGTGCCATGAGCGACGAGACCAAGGAACTCCTAGCTGAGATACGAAGGATGCGCGCCGAGCTCCAAGAAGTCAGAGACATCGTGAACACGCTCTTCAGCATGGTCATCGAGGTTGACCTCGATGAGGAATTCGAGGCCTTCCACGATCCGAAGTCCAACCCTTCTATGTACAACTGACATGTCGGGGGTTCTCGAATTCGTGCGACGCCACCGAGAGTGGCGGTCCGAGTGTATTAATCTCATAGCCTCGGAGAACGTGACGAGTGAAGCTGTCCGGCAGCTTCTGGCTTCCGATTTTGGCCACCGCTACACGTTGCCTCTGAACACGGATCTCCATGGCGTTTTCGTGGAGAACGCCTACAGGGGCACGAGGTATGTCGACGAGGTCGAGAGCTACGGCGAGGACCTCGCCAAGGAGATCTTCGAATGCGGCTTTTCGAGCTTGAAACCCCTTTCCGGTCACGTCTCCTCCATGCTGATGCTTCTTTCCTGTTGCGGAAAGGGCGAGACCATCCTGACCATCAGCCCCGAGGATGGAGGGTACGACGGCTACGCCTCGGAGAACGTACCGCAGATGCTTGACATGAAGTGCGAGTACCTCCCCTTCGACGGCGCCGCGGCGAACATCGACTACGGCATGGCAGCCGACAAGATAAGGGACGTCTCGCCGTCCATTGTTGTTGTGGGCACGAGCTTCCTCCTGTTCCCTTACGACCTGAGGAGGCTCAGGGACGCCTGCAGCGACGTGGGAGCGACCCTTGGCTACGACGCCTCCCATGTACTCGGGCTGATCGCTGGCGGCGAGTTCCAGACCCCCTTCCAGGACGGCGTCGATGTCGTCATAGGCAGCACGCACAAGTCATTCTTCGGCCCGCAGGGTGGCATCTTCCTGACCACTGACGAAGACATCTTCGAGGAGGCGAAGAAGAACATCACGTGGAGAGTTCTCGACAATGCCCACTGGAACCGCATCGCCGCACTCGCACTCGCACTCGAGGAGATGAAGAAGTTCGGGAAGGAGTATGCCCAGAAATGTGTCCGCAACGCCTCCGTTCTCGCAAAACAGCTGCACGAGCACGGCGTCCCCGTACGATATGGGAGCGAAGGTTTCACTCGCTCCAGTCAGGTGTTGCTGGACAGCAGCAGGATCGAGGAAGAACTGGGCACGAGGATAAACGACCTGGCGATCAGGCTTGAGGAGTCGAACATCATCATCGATGCTGTCGGCAGAATGGGAGTCAACGAGATCACCAGGCTCGGCGCGGACGAGGCTCACGTGGCGGACCTGGCATCTCTCATCTCACGCTGCATCTCGGGCGAGAACGTCCTTGCCGAGGCCAAGAAGCTGAGGGAGAGGCTCTCCATCCAATACTGCTTCTGACGTCCCCGTCAAGCGACAATATGATATTCGGTGATGCAATCTGAGTCTCGTGAATGTAGATATGGAGAGATACAACCGTCAGCTCGTTCTTCCTCAGATCGGGGAGGACGGACAGCGGAAGTTGATCGGCGCCAGAGTTGCCGTGATCGGCCTGGGTGCTCTCGGCTCCCTCAGTTCCATCCTCCTCGCACGCGCCGGAATAGGACACATCGTCCTAATCGACAGGGACGTCGTTGAGCTCGACAACCTCCAAAGGCAAGTCTTGTACGGTGAGCGCGATCTTGGCGAGGCAAAGGCAGTCGTGGCGGGGAGGAGGATAGGAGAGATGAACTCGTCCGTGGAGGTCCAGCCCTTCCCGTCTGACCTGATCCCGAAGAACGTCGATGACATGCTCGCTGGCGCGGACATCGTCGTCGACGGCCTCGACAACATGAAGACGAGATTCGTCGTCAACGACTACTGTGTCAAGAACGACATACCGTTCGTCTACGGCGGCGCCGTGGCAACATACGGAATGACGATGACGATTGTCCCCAACAGGACGGCGTGCTTTGAGTGCCTATTCCCATCTCTGCCGCCCGCCGGGTCAGTGGCCACATGTGAAACTGAAGGCATTCTCAATACGGTCCCCGCGACGGTGTCCTCGCTCCAGGTCGCCGACGCAATGAAGCTCATCCTTGGAGAGGAGGTCGGAGGCAAGCTCTTGACGTACGACGCCTGGCTGCGCGAGATCAATGAGCTGGACATCTCCAGGAACGAGGATTGTCCTTCCTGCGGGAGGAAGGAGTTCCGATACTTGACCGAGGACGATGCCGATCTCGCCGTCTCGCTCTGCGGGACAAACAGCGTCTCGATCAGTGCGAAGCGGACGGAGCGTATAGACTTCGACTCCTTGGAAGCCCGCCTCGCGAAGGTCGGGGACATACGCAGGGGAGAGGACATCCTCAAGTTCGCTGTCGATGAATACAAGATGACGATCTTCCAGGACGGTCGGGTGCTCATCTCGGGCACAGGGGACACCGCCAAAGCCAGGTCGCTGTATTCCAGGTTCATAGGAGACTAGATGCGATGAAACTCATCTCCCTTCTGTCCGGAGGCATCGATTCTCCGGTTGCGACGTACCTGATGCTGCGAAGAGGCGATCAGTGCTTGGCTCTTCACTTCGACAACCAACCCTTCACCGATGAGAGCCAATTGGGAAAGGCAAAGGACCTGGTGAGGTGTTTGCAGGAGTATTCCAGTGAGAGGATACCCTTGTACATCGTCCCTCACGGAAAGACGCAGATCGAGTTCGCCCGAAATGCCATACGCCGGTTCGGATGCGTCTTCTGCAGAAGGATGATGTTCCGCATCGGCGAGAGGATCGCCAGAAGGGAGGGGTGCGAAGCGTTGGTCACCGGCGAATCCCTCGGTCAGGTCGCTTCACAGACGCTTCCCAACATCGTCGTCGAGGAGGAAGCGGTCGACATCCCCATCCTGAGGCCGCTCATCGGATTCGACAAGCTGGAGATAGAGAGAATCGCCAAGGAGATCGGCACGTACGAGATCTCGATCAGACCCGGGCTCTGCTGCACGATTGTCCCGGATAGGCCAGCGACGGTCTCTGGCATCGAAAGGATCAGAGAGGAAGAGATGAAGGTGGGTGTCGAAGAGCTCGTCGAGAACGCACTGGCGGAAATGGAGGTCCAATGACCTACTATCTGCTGGAGCCTTGCAGGACGTCGGCAGGTTTCATGTCAACACTGAAGGGGGAAGTCAGGCTGGACCTCGGGAGGACGGCCTCACTTCTCAGAGACGCGGACTACGAGGTCACCGACGCCGGCCCTCTCCTCGTCGTCAAGAAGGAAGTCGAACTCACGCTGTACCGGAACGGGAAGACTATTGTGAAAACGAACGACAGGGAGGAGGCGGAGAGGTCGGTGAGCGAGATCTACTCCCTCATTCTTCCGGAGCGCGGTGAGACTCGATGAAAGCTGTGCTGGACTCCTCGGCCCTCCTCGTGGGCAAGTATCCGGAGATGGATGAGATGCTCACAACGCCCGATGTCATTCGAGAACTGGAGAAAAAGGGGATGACATCCGAGCTCCACTCCTTCATCGAGGTGAAGCTCAGGGTCGCTTCACCGTCGGAGGAGGGAATGGGACGGGTCATGGAAGCATCCCTGGAAAGCGGTGATTCCGAGAGGCTGTCACAGACGGACACTGGGCTCCTGGCGCTCGCTTTGGACGAGAAAGCGACCATCCTCACCGACGACTACTCGATCCAGAATCTCGCCATGGTGTTGGGAATCGATTACAAAGGTGTCATGTTTCCAGAGATCACGAAGAGAGTGTCCTGGCGGTATCGATGCGTGGGCTGTGGAAGGAGATACGAGGACCACTCTGAAGTCTGCGAAGTTTGCGGTTCAAGGTTGAGAACCTACAGGAAGGAAGAGGAGAACATAGAAAAGCAGAAGTAGTCGTTGGACTTGGTTAGGGCTAGGCTCAGAGAGCATCAAGGGTCTGAAGACATGAGACTCACATTCGTGTGGCAGGACTGTGTTGTGGTTGGGAGCAATGGTTCGAATCTGATCACCAATCCTTGCTTTCCCAGTACGCAGAAGGCCGTCAGCCTTGACGATCTTCCCCGCCTCGATGGAATAATCGTAACGCATCCCGGAGTGGACACACTCTCATGGCAGGTCCTGGAGCCAGTGAGAAGGACCATTCCCGTGGTTTGTCCCCGCGGAACCGAGAAGAGGCTCAAGAAGCGCGGGTTCGTGAACGTGTACGAGGTCCAGCCGGGAAGGGCCTTCAAAATCGGGGACACGAGGGTGGTGACTCTCCCCTCCAAGCATACGAGGGAGTCCTTTGGTGTTCTGTTCTCCTCCGCCAAGAACGTGTATTTTGCGGGTCCGACTCTCCTCTTCGAAAAGATGGCCGCAATCGGAAACACGTATGAGATAGACCTTGCACTTCTGCCCGTCGGCGGGAGAATCCGTGGAGGACGCAGCGTGATGGATCCG includes the following:
- a CDS encoding MBL fold metallo-hydrolase, which produces MRLTFVWQDCVVVGSNGSNLITNPCFPSTQKAVSLDDLPRLDGIIVTHPGVDTLSWQVLEPVRRTIPVVCPRGTEKRLKKRGFVNVYEVQPGRAFKIGDTRVVTLPSKHTRESFGVLFSSAKNVYFAGPTLLFEKMAAIGNTYEIDLALLPVGGRIRGGRSVMDPDEAADAAARLKAKSAVPIHWHPTRIGENEVRPPGTPEEFQKAVRERKLRTRVRVLRPSDAIII
- a CDS encoding nucleic acid-binding protein; translation: MKAVLDSSALLVGKYPEMDEMLTTPDVIRELEKKGMTSELHSFIEVKLRVASPSEEGMGRVMEASLESGDSERLSQTDTGLLALALDEKATILTDDYSIQNLAMVLGIDYKGVMFPEITKRVSWRYRCVGCGRRYEDHSEVCEVCGSRLRTYRKEEENIEKQK
- a CDS encoding exosome complex RNA-binding protein Csl4; protein product: MSHSSDSRENEPPKEKKLVFPGDELAVSEEYIAGEGTLDERGKIYASTVGIVELDSKERVLRVKAFNPPITLKNGDDVIAVISGTRESMGTADVVQVEGKKRSVSGDTNGSIHVSKVSSSYTKSVKGEFYIGDIIRAKVISTDPSLQLATTGKRYGVLKGFCTQCRIPMIRKGNTLYCESCDSTDRRKISSDYGDTMVETEKDMKPREHMDEKEVP
- a CDS encoding serine hydroxymethyltransferase, with protein sequence MSGVLEFVRRHREWRSECINLIASENVTSEAVRQLLASDFGHRYTLPLNTDLHGVFVENAYRGTRYVDEVESYGEDLAKEIFECGFSSLKPLSGHVSSMLMLLSCCGKGETILTISPEDGGYDGYASENVPQMLDMKCEYLPFDGAAANIDYGMAADKIRDVSPSIVVVGTSFLLFPYDLRRLRDACSDVGATLGYDASHVLGLIAGGEFQTPFQDGVDVVIGSTHKSFFGPQGGIFLTTDEDIFEEAKKNITWRVLDNAHWNRIAALALALEEMKKFGKEYAQKCVRNASVLAKQLHEHGVPVRYGSEGFTRSSQVLLDSSRIEEELGTRINDLAIRLEESNIIIDAVGRMGVNEITRLGADEAHVADLASLISRCISGENVLAEAKKLRERLSIQYCF
- a CDS encoding ThiF family adenylyltransferase; this translates as MNVDMERYNRQLVLPQIGEDGQRKLIGARVAVIGLGALGSLSSILLARAGIGHIVLIDRDVVELDNLQRQVLYGERDLGEAKAVVAGRRIGEMNSSVEVQPFPSDLIPKNVDDMLAGADIVVDGLDNMKTRFVVNDYCVKNDIPFVYGGAVATYGMTMTIVPNRTACFECLFPSLPPAGSVATCETEGILNTVPATVSSLQVADAMKLILGEEVGGKLLTYDAWLREINELDISRNEDCPSCGRKEFRYLTEDDADLAVSLCGTNSVSISAKRTERIDFDSLEARLAKVGDIRRGEDILKFAVDEYKMTIFQDGRVLISGTGDTAKARSLYSRFIGD
- a CDS encoding METTL5 family protein, which encodes MKQKQLEIKLQKAQPYVKPSARFEQYSTPADIASDMLWTAFMDGDIQGKRVADLGCGTGILGIGASLLGAKEVYGVDIDAHAIEVAIQNAVKLKANVHFEVMKVSDFHEPVDTVIQNPPFGAQTRHADIPFLMTGVSVAGVMYSLHLQDTEEFVRKRAEVLGCSAETLKRYIFVIPHTYEFHTKEKVSFDVTLFRFKRE